A single region of the Eleginops maclovinus isolate JMC-PN-2008 ecotype Puerto Natales chromosome 16, JC_Emac_rtc_rv5, whole genome shotgun sequence genome encodes:
- the LOC134878664 gene encoding phosphoinositide 3-kinase regulatory subunit 5-like produces the protein MMMMMKMDSSSCTEDRIEHVLERCLCGLGIDTLDKQLWNAGLCINRWCLEELVKRHPHNFLILLQKILRKTKEVLEECRYELVVPLTLLFSSALLKSPHVAADPVVLQEAYLLFHSFLTWPEPCSSASKRLLNVLQQELRAPGISFQRLVHSEQGISPEHHSKTMTVLLVGPEEDVLPEVRSVSEQLSSGSQDSCRDVSILLILHAFQAALGSKQNLQTLRCALQTKRPEELEHLMQAVNNLMETAASTADLSTARNTLTHSMERLGESLTSAADGCTDTGAVEMLMLPFPKCHTCSWENDNFDFLNSVLDSDVDSARDCFLEPEIDEEDRNDTSVDEEDESEGNKEVDFLNNRISTASSSSRDSGYSLSTPSGSSGVESDFSEDTTHKDAQEGQPKLRRKPKKKSRSILGVERFSSFFKTTRSPESCRRVQSMGNRGDFTHRNGSTILSIHPDPLSPRKHMCVRRRPILSCDEGAVEEVPTLVRVVMFGGDKEAGRLARAYSDLQQKESKCPRLTKTCKLQFYFVPTRGRATGNTPTEAPSGSSRAAASGECNGGVMEDSTDIAHMLGLMDPWYERNVLSLLSLSSEVLCQPACKEASSTESLLTDMVLYYCRHADQPVLLQLYQAELTLAGGERRREVFLHSLELGHSAGIRAVKAMGAASKRFGIDKEREAVPLDLRVGYNKVAVSGRSQWTQTEKLCTSINLFKACRKPEQLDTRIESLQLTMTEVLKSSKSKKGYNQHICVSEVKVDKVQVNGGENGTTFAVCLDQDEKKFFQSVTRCEVSLCSKSGSGSDWRSYKLSPGQVQPLHPSYCSLLCLPLTSFSGSPP, from the exons atgatgatgatgatgaagatggacTCAAGCTCTTGCACGGAAGATCGAATCGAGCATGTCCTCGAGCGCTGCCTCTGTGGTCTGGGCATCGACACTCTGGACAAACAACTCTGGAACG CCGGGCTGTGCATTAACCGCTGGTGTTTGGAGGAACTTGTGAAGCGACATCCACACAACTTCCTCATCCTTCTGCAGAAAATActgaggaaaacaaaggag GTGCTGGAGGAGTGTCGGTATGAACTGGTGGTGCCGCTCACTCTCCTGTTCTCTTCAGCCCTGCTTAAG AGTCCTCACGTGGCTGCAGACCCGGTTGTGCTGCAGGAAGCCTACCTGTTGTTCCACAGTTTCCTGACCTGGCCTGAGCCCTGCAGTTCCGCCAGCAAACGGCTGCTGAACGTCCTGCAGCAGGAGCTCAGAGCCCCAG gtatttcatttcaaagaCTGGTTCACTCAGAGCAGGGCATTTCCCCTGAGCACCACTCCAAAACCAT gaCGGTGCTGTTAGTGGGTCCGGAGGAGGACGTCCTTCCAGAGGTCCGGTCCGTCTCAGAGCAGCTGAGCAGCGGCAGCCAGGACTCCTGCAGAGACGTCtccatcctcctcatcctgcaCGCCTTCCAGGCCGCTCTGGGCTCCAAACAGAACCTGCAGACGCTCCGCTGCGCCCTGCAG ACTAAGCGGCCTGAGGAGCTGGAGCATTTGATGCAGGCTGTGAATAATCTCATGGAGACGGCAGCGTCTACAGCAGATCTCAGCACAGCCAGGAACACTTTGACACACAGTATGGAGAGACTGGGAGAGAGCCTCACGTCTGCTGCTGACGGCTGCACAGATACTG GAGCTGTTGAGATGTTAATGCTGCCCTTCCCCAAATGTCACACATGCTCCTGGGAAAACGACAATTTTG ATTTCCTGAACAGCGTTCTCGACTCAGACGTAGACTCTGCTCGGGATTGTTTCCTGGAACCAGAAATAGATGAGGAGGATAGAAATGACACCAGTGTGGACGAGGAAGACGAGTCGGAGGGAAACAAAGAAGTGGACTTTCTGAACAATCGTATCTCCaccgcctcctcttcctccagggACTCAGGCTACTCCCTCTCCACGCCTTCCGGATCCTCAGGGGTGGAGAGCGACTTCAGTGAGGACACGACACACAAAGACGCACAAGAAGGACAACCAAAGCTTCGAAGGAAACCCAAGAAGAAGTCCAGAAGCATCTTAGGCGTGGAGCGCTTCTCCTCGTTCTTCAAGACTACACGAAGCCCGGAGAGCTGCCGGCGAGTCCAGAGTATGGGCAACCGGGGGGATTTCACTCACAGAAATGGATCGACAATCCTCTCCATACATCCCGATCCTCTTTCCCCCAGGAAGCACATGTGCGTCCGCAGGAGGCCGATCCTGAGCTGCGACGAAGGCGCTGTGGAGGAAGTGCCGACGCTGGTCCGAGTGGTCATGTTCGGAGGAGATAAGGAGGCAGGGAGGCTGGCGAGGGCGTACAGCGACCTGCAGCAGAAGGAGAGTAAATGTCCTCGACTCACCAAGACGTGCAAACTGCAGTTTTACTTCGTTCCCACCCGAGGGCGGGCGACGGGAAACACCCCCACTGAAGCGCCGTCAGGAAGTTCACGAGCTGCTGCTTCAGGG GAGTGTAACGGCGGTGTGATGGAGGACTCCACTGATATCGCCCACATGTTGGGTCTGATGGACCCGTGGTACGAGAGGAACGTCCTCAGTCTGCTCAGCCTGTCCTCTGAAGTCCTCTGTCAG CCTGCCTGTAAGGAAGCGAGCAGCACAGAGAGCCTGCTGACTGACATGGTGCTGTATTACTGTCGACATGCAGACCAGCCTGTTCTGCTGCAGCTCTACCAGGCagag CTGACCCTggctggaggagagaggaggagggaggtgttCCTCCACTCTCTGGAGCTCGGACACTCTGCAGGAATCAGAGCGGTAAAGGCCATGG ggGCTGCCAGCAAGAGGTTTGGAATAGATAAAGAGCGTGAGGCCGTCCCTTTGGATCTGCGAGTTGGCTACAACAAG GTGGCTGTCAGCGGGAGGAGTCAGTGGACGCAGACAGAGAAGCTTTGCACGTCGATAAACCTTTTCAAAGCCTGCAGGAAACCTGAGCAGCTCG ATACAAGAATAGAGAGTCTGCAGCTGACGATGACAGAAGTCCTGAAGAGCTCCAAGTCGAAAAAGGGCTACAACCAG CATATCTGTGTCTCAGAGGTGAAGGTGGATAAGGTGCAGGTGAACGGAGGAGAAAATGGAACGACTTTCGCTGTGTGTCTGGATCAGGATGAGAAGAAGTTCTTCCAAAGTGTCACCAG GTGTGAGGTGTCCCTGTGCTCTAAATCAGGAAGTGGTTCAGACTGGAGATCCTATAAACTGTCACCGGGTCAGGTTCAGCCTCTGCATCCATCCTACTGCTCCCTGCTCTGCCTCCCCCTCACCTCCTTCTCTGGCTCCCCTCCCTGA